The Fusarium poae strain DAOMC 252244 chromosome 2, whole genome shotgun sequence nucleotide sequence CGTTCAAACTTGTCTTTTACATCGCTTTTCACGACACCATGATTCAAGTGAAATTGACGAAATACTTCACCAAGAGGTCGGCACCCGCCCTTAAAGTGCTGGGAACCGCAATCTCCCATCACCAATTATATGACAATCTGCCACTGGATGGGGATCAGTTTCGTCTAGTCAAATTGCAACCTGGCCAATGGAATGACAGAATTGTATGCTACTTGACAGTACATAAGGTCGCCGGTCAGCTAGAGTTCGAAGCACTTTCCTATACGTGGGGAAGTAATGGCAGATCCGAAGTCATTACCGTTAATGGCGCATCTGTCAACATTGGTGCGAGTCTGGAAACCGCACTGAGATACATCAGATTACCCCACAAATCACGCGTTTTGTGGATAGATGCGTTGTGTATCAACCAAAAAGACGACATAGAGAAAGGACACCAGGTTCAGAAGATGTGTCAGGTGTACTCTTCAGCGACTACTGTGCTTGCTTGGCTAGGACCTCCTCATTCAAATGGTGAGCGGGCGTTGTCCGATATCAGATATATCGATGACAAAATGTCCCCCGTCTTGAATAATAATGATGAAGCATGGGATGACCTCCAAAGCCGTCCTCTATTTCATATCAAGAGACTTGGGTTGAACCTTGAGGCTATTGATTGGGACGCAATATGGGACTTGTGCAATCGTTCCTTCTGGCGTCGTATGTGGATTTTACAGGAGTTGGCTCTGTCTGGCGACACCATGGACGATACATCCAGCAACAGATGCATAGTTGGCTGTGGATCAGAGTGGGTATCATTTTTGGCCTTGTCAAATTTCTATATCGTATTTGGCCTTTTGGGAGTCAGGACTGGTGATATGGTCGAAAGCATGGCTAAACCATTTGACTTGCTGTTGACAAATGGAAACCCAGCTTTTCTTATTATGAATCGCATCCTCATGTTTTTCCACACGAAATACAAAATAAACAGGGGAGCTCGAGGTTTGGAAAATATTATGCGACTATCGCGAAGCCTACAAGCAACAGATCCTCGCGACAAGCTGTATGGCTTGCTTGGAATCGTCAGAGATTATCCAGTCGAAATTGATTACAAACGGGATGTAACAGAAGTGTACAAGTCTTTTGTTATATCTTGGATCGAAAGAAACGGTAACTTAAATTGCATCCTTGGCAACCGAGTAGCGTCCAACGACTTTAAACCATCTTGGCTTCCAGAGCTTTCGAACCCGCTCATCGACGGCAAGGTTTTCGAGCACTTGATATGGATGTCATACGACAAAGGAGAATATAAAATGTCTCCCCAAATAAGTTTTGTACGGGAAAATAACATCATGAAAGCTCGAGGAATTCTACTAGGTAGAATAGACCGCGTTGTCGGTCCATTCTGGAACGGCACTGAACCCAAGATTCGAATGGACCTTGTGGGTAAACTAAATACGAATACTGAATACAATTCATTGCTGGATTTGATTGGTAGACTGTACCTCTCGCTACCCGAAAATGTACAGGACGACGTTTGGAGAGCTTGCATTATGGACGCGCATTCGGGTGACGGGACCGATTTCATGACTCCAGCACCGGACCATTTTCGACATCTATGGCGCGTCTTCATTTTTGACGATAAGATAGACGAAAGCTTCGAGCCCCATCTAGAGCAAGATGAACGAcgtttaaaatatttattaccGTTTACTGAAAGCCTTGGTATCTTTCTGGGTACTGACCGATGCTTCTTCGTCACTGAGAACCTCCGTATGGGACTAGGGCCGTGTTCAGTGCGAGCAGGTGATGAAGCCGTTGTGTTGTTCGGGAGTCCGCTGCCTCTTGCTTTGCGTCCTGCTGAACAGGGTTACACGTTTGTTGGGGATGCGTATGTTCAAGGCGTTGATCCGTTTAATTTTCCGCCCACGGAAAATGGAGAGCGTCTTCCCGTCCAGGACTTTATGATCCACTAGGTAGTCTGGTTTGCAAAGTGCAAGACGCCTGTAAATAACACGATTCAAACTTATCCGTGTTCAAAGAATACATGCATCATTATAGTTGAAATATACAAAGGGTGATTAAAAATCTGATATTTCCTATTACGGCCttttcaacaaggaggatggaacagaaaagaaaagaccaATTTTAGCTGATGATATATTGATTAAAAGTAAGTGTAAGACTACACGAGTATTGCCAGGGGCTGGGAGGAATATTCAGTATTCCTGAAATGAATAGTTTAGTAGCTAACTAGCACAAACAAACGCGAATCCATGGAATCTCAACAGACTTAGGGTCTTACATATTCTCCGAAATAGTTTACACCTTCTGAGCACTTAGGTCAAGGCGGTCATACCAATCAGGACTATTGTCATTTCCAATGTGGAGGACATGGCCAGGACCCTTGATAGCTGTGGAAAACACACTCCAAGTACCAGCCGCCGCCGAACAAGCTGGAAAGTCCCACGGAGCATCGCCTGTAGACACGCACTTGACGGCCGGGATTGAACACTGGACCTTGAGTTCAGCATTCAGCCTGCAGTTCAGGAAGACTCGCTGCAGCGGTGTCTCTTCTTGACAGGTTGTCACAACGGCAGGAGCATCGAGCAAGAAATTCGACGGACTGTAGTATCCACAGAGGAAAAAGTCTTTTCCATCGACAAGTCTACCTTGCGAGTCGATAGTGAAAGGCAGTACTTGTGCGTTCAAAGCGGGATTGCCGCCAGGAGGGGCATCAAAAGCAACCATGGCGTTGTCGTACGGGTACGTTTGTAGACCTCTGCCTGCCATGGGACCCTGGCCGGTAGCAAGGACGGTGAAAGTGGGCACGGGCTGAGCTGATGTCGTTTCAGTCGTTGAGGCAGCCGTGGTGGTGATGACCTCGATGGTATTGGAGGTTGCTGAGGTTTCTAGGGCGAGTGATGTCTCACTTGTCTCGACCGATGAATCAGAAGCAGCAGCGGAAGTGACAGACGCAACCGACGTTGCAGTATCGATCGTTGTTGCGGATTCAATTGATGAGACCAATGATGTCTCAGTAGGCACATCTGAAGTTGCAGCGGATGAAGTTGCGATTGAGACTAGCAGAATTGTCAACAATGTCAATTGAAGTGGTTAGTCTTGTACTTACTCGGCTTGCAAGGGCTCGCAGTCACAAAGTCAACGGCCAACAGGCCAAAGGCCACACGAAAAAGAACGACAGAACGCATAATAACGGTAAAGAGTGACTGGAGCGAATACACGAGAAACGATGACATACAGCGGATGTGGCACCTTGACGTGTTTATGTAGGGATAGAACTCGGTAGTTGGAAAGGGGCATTATTGACAATGTCAATCGCCTAGTTGACGCTATGAATCAATAGTTGGTGTTAGTTACTGAACTATTGTTTAAGTTGGCAGCCGAGCTAAACCGAACTGGTTTATCAAGTCTTCCAAATCAGGGTTTGATTGGCCATTTAACGCAGGACTTAAACGATACGGATCCGCCGGTCATTTAATCTCCCGGGTTGTTGTAACTGAAAAAGCAACTTCAGTTCAGCTCAGCGACACCATTTCTGCCATAAGCAGCCCATTCTTACGGCATAATAATGTGGACATCCTGTACCGCTTGTCCAATGACGAATACTTCCACAAAATTGTTAACAACGAGAGCGACGCTTCTCCAGCGTGGACAGTCGCTCAAATACTACTGTATATTCATCCCGCCTACAAATAGCCGCACGTTCCGTCGGTCCCTCATTTCCTGTCGCTTCGAGTGCATCCTCctattctttctcttgttggAAGTATTGATCCGCCTTGGGGCTTGCCTTGAAGTGTGCATACTGGACGTGGTCATTTGATGGGTACTCGTAGATTTCAATTTTGACAGCTGCACCTCCCATGTACATATCGAGAAATTGACTATCAGAAACTTTATTCATGAATTCTTCATAGCGTTCGAGATCATCTGCGTGGATAGCGTCTCGGGGTGAAAGAGCCATTGCCGCAATTGTAAAGAGGATGGCTATCTCCAGAACAAGATAAAAAGATGGCATGAAGTTGAAAGGTCGGGTTCTGGTATCTGGAACGATGGTGATGTGTATTGTTTCCTTCATGTTTACTTGAGGGCTTAACCGGGAGCTTTATAGATCATGGGCCAAATGGCTTTCATTCTGACATGTGAGTTCGTACGCAATTTTACTGTACCACATGCAATTAAATTATTACATCCGAGGCGTATCAACTTAACACTTCATAGTATGACTTTGTTTCGGGAAGGCGGCAACGATATACGAAGATAGGTCGTGTGTGATTGGACTGCTATGTGACTGTTGGTTGTGCTATGCAGCTTCAAAAGGGCCGTTGTCTGTGCCGAATCCCGACTGCTGCAAACTGTAGAAGACTTTACAAGTCAACATAATCAGGAAAG carries:
- a CDS encoding hypothetical protein (SECRETED:SignalP(1-21)); protein product: MRSVVLFRVAFGLLAVDFVTASPCKPISIATSSAATSDVPTETSLVSSIESATTIDTATSVASVTSAAASDSSVETSETSLALETSATSNTIEVITTTAASTTETTSAQPVPTFTVLATGQGPMAGRGLQTYPYDNAMVAFDAPPGGNPALNAQVLPFTIDSQGRLVDGKDFFLCGYYSPSNFLLDAPAVVTTCQEETPLQRVFLNCRLNAELKVQCSIPAVKCVSTGDAPWDFPACSAAAGTWSVFSTAIKGPGHVLHIGNDNSPDWYDRLDLSAQKV
- a CDS encoding hypothetical protein (TransMembrane:1 (o20-41i)) — encoded protein: MKETIHITIVPDTRTRPFNFMPSFYLVLEIAILFTIAAMALSPRDAIHADDLERYEEFMNKVSDSQFLDMYMGGAAVKIEIYEYPSNDHVQYAHFKASPKADQYFQQEKE
- a CDS encoding hypothetical protein (TransMembrane:1 (o250-268i)), coding for MIQVKLTKYFTKRSAPALKVLGTAISHHQLYDNLPLDGDQFRLVKLQPGQWNDRIVCYLTVHKVAGQLEFEALSYTWGSNGRSEVITVNGASVNIGASLETALRYIRLPHKSRVLWIDALCINQKDDIEKGHQVQKMCQVYSSATTVLAWLGPPHSNGERALSDIRYIDDKMSPVLNNNDEAWDDLQSRPLFHIKRLGLNLEAIDWDAIWDLCNRSFWRRMWILQELALSGDTMDDTSSNRCIVGCGSEWVSFLALSNFYIVFGLLGVRTGDMVESMAKPFDLLLTNGNPAFLIMNRILMFFHTKYKINRGARGLENIMRLSRSLQATDPRDKLYGLLGIVRDYPVEIDYKRDVTEVYKSFVISWIERNGNLNCILGNRVASNDFKPSWLPELSNPLIDGKVFEHLIWMSYDKGEYKMSPQISFVRENNIMKARGILLGRIDRVVGPFWNGTEPKIRMDLVGKLNTNTEYNSLLDLIGRLYLSLPENVQDDVWRACIMDAHSGDGTDFMTPAPDHFRHLWRVFIFDDKIDESFEPHLEQDERRLKYLLPFTESLGIFLGTDRCFFVTENLRMGLGPCSVRAGDEAVVLFGSPLPLALRPAEQGYTFVGDAYVQGVDPFNFPPTENGERLPVQDFMIH